A genome region from Thalassotalea euphylliae includes the following:
- a CDS encoding HlyD family type I secretion periplasmic adaptor subunit: protein MANAFQAAKVTSVNTSIKQPMLLGLLIIIVFVVGSGLWAMTAPLASAIIASGQIKVDTNRKQIQHLDGGVVREVLVKDGQQVVNGDVMVLLDPVQAESSLAVVRSALFAARVQRARLQAERDGANAPDFSLVSTTQPSESKSAQDKQGLIAAQTSLFAIRREVQTSQQEILAQQIDNLLTQIDGYRAQKKATERQVTISSDELVNLRQLRSQGLVDNGRLLELERNLAQLEGERGEFISLIAGARSSIDEKKLELIRIKRSFNEEVLAELQEVEQQIIDLQEREIAAAHTLQQMVVKAPVTGTVVGLNVHTIGGVVVPGQLLLEIVPADDKLIIEGQVTPTDIDDVIVGQQARVKLSGFQQRTTPELQGRVKYVSADSMLDERSGVTFFLVRVSVSTDELKKLNELELIPGMPAEVFIQTGERTALEYLLQPLVDTIDRAWRES, encoded by the coding sequence ATGGCAAACGCTTTTCAAGCAGCTAAAGTTACCAGCGTAAATACGTCGATAAAACAGCCGATGTTACTGGGGCTATTGATCATTATTGTCTTTGTGGTGGGCAGTGGCTTATGGGCAATGACGGCGCCTCTTGCCAGTGCCATTATTGCTTCCGGTCAAATTAAAGTAGACACTAATCGCAAGCAAATACAGCACTTAGATGGTGGTGTCGTACGTGAAGTGTTAGTGAAAGACGGTCAGCAAGTCGTTAATGGTGACGTGATGGTGTTGCTAGATCCTGTTCAGGCTGAGTCCTCTTTAGCGGTTGTTCGCAGTGCCTTATTTGCCGCTCGTGTTCAACGAGCAAGGTTGCAAGCAGAGCGAGATGGCGCAAATGCTCCAGATTTTTCGTTAGTTAGCACAACACAACCATCTGAAAGTAAAAGTGCCCAAGATAAGCAGGGCTTGATAGCTGCGCAAACATCTTTATTCGCTATTCGCCGTGAAGTTCAAACATCTCAACAAGAAATATTGGCCCAGCAAATCGACAATTTGTTAACGCAAATTGATGGCTATCGAGCTCAAAAAAAGGCCACAGAGCGGCAAGTGACCATTAGTAGTGACGAGTTAGTTAACCTTAGACAGCTGCGCTCGCAAGGACTTGTCGATAACGGCCGACTTTTGGAACTTGAACGCAATCTAGCACAGCTTGAAGGGGAGCGTGGCGAGTTTATCTCTTTAATCGCAGGAGCTCGTTCAAGTATTGATGAGAAAAAACTAGAATTGATTCGAATCAAGCGAAGCTTCAATGAAGAAGTGTTAGCTGAGCTGCAAGAAGTCGAGCAACAAATTATTGATTTGCAAGAGCGTGAAATTGCTGCCGCTCATACCTTGCAACAAATGGTGGTAAAAGCGCCAGTGACTGGCACTGTGGTGGGTCTTAACGTTCATACCATTGGCGGGGTTGTTGTGCCGGGTCAATTATTGCTGGAAATTGTGCCTGCAGATGACAAGCTAATCATTGAGGGGCAAGTTACTCCCACTGATATAGATGATGTTATTGTAGGCCAGCAAGCACGAGTTAAGCTCTCTGGTTTTCAGCAGCGTACCACGCCGGAACTGCAGGGTCGGGTAAAATATGTGTCGGCAGACAGTATGTTAGATGAGCGCAGTGGCGTAACCTTTTTCCTAGTAAGGGTGAGTGTATCCACTGACGAATTAAAAAAGCTCAATGAATTGGAACTCATTCCTGGCATGCCTGCCGAAGTTTTTATTCAAACTGGAGAACGCACGGCGCTAGAATATTTATTACAACCTTTAGTGGACACCATTGATCGGGCTTGGCGGGAAAGTTAA
- a CDS encoding DUF2780 domain-containing protein has product MSTKPIALLLSSALLFSAPSHAEGWLESLKSMLGIGTSESQEAEQPQASIEGLMASLKSLGVTEAQIQGGLAAIMNFVSNNISSEEFNQLAEALPGSKELLDAVPDISQLKSGSGLSGLLDKASEYSDTLKAANDVKKQFEVIGLSPEMIGQYTTKIQEYLDTPEGAQAKQIIQDSLSKLLG; this is encoded by the coding sequence ATGTCTACTAAGCCTATCGCCCTATTACTAAGTTCCGCACTATTGTTTTCAGCACCATCTCACGCCGAAGGTTGGCTTGAAAGTTTAAAAAGTATGCTCGGTATTGGTACCAGCGAAAGCCAAGAAGCTGAACAACCTCAAGCCAGTATTGAAGGCTTGATGGCCAGCTTAAAAAGCTTAGGAGTTACCGAAGCACAAATTCAAGGCGGTTTAGCCGCGATTATGAATTTTGTCTCTAACAATATTTCGAGTGAAGAATTCAACCAACTTGCTGAAGCTTTACCTGGCAGCAAAGAATTATTGGATGCGGTACCTGATATTAGCCAGCTCAAATCAGGCTCTGGCCTTTCTGGTTTGCTTGATAAAGCAAGTGAGTACAGCGACACCTTAAAAGCTGCCAATGATGTGAAAAAACAATTTGAAGTTATCGGCTTGTCGCCAGAGATGATTGGTCAGTACACCACTAAAATTCAAGAGTATTTAGATACACCAGAAGGCGCTCAAGCTAAGCAAATTATTCAAGATAGCTTGAGTAAGCTACTCGGCTAG